In a genomic window of Streptomyces koelreuteriae:
- a CDS encoding ABC transporter ATP-binding protein, protein MSKNQRSTVNRLSAENVTLAYDQRVIAEQLSVEIPDNSFTVIVGPNACGKSTLLRALSRMLKPSEGRVLLDGQVIQSMPAKKVARTLGLLPQSSIAPDGITVGDLVGRGRYPHQGILRQWSTDDERVVQESMRQTGVAELAERYVDELSGGQRQRVWIAMALAQQTPLLLLDEPTTYLDIQHQIDVLDLCAELHEEQGRTLVAVLHDLNHAARYATHLIALREGSVIAEGAPKDIVTAELVEEVFGLRCQVIDDPETGTPLVVPAARRARAEAAAEKVATEAS, encoded by the coding sequence ATGAGCAAGAACCAAAGGAGCACTGTGAACCGTCTGTCCGCCGAGAACGTCACCCTCGCCTACGACCAGCGGGTGATCGCCGAGCAGCTGTCGGTGGAGATACCCGACAACTCCTTCACCGTGATCGTCGGCCCCAACGCGTGCGGCAAGTCGACGCTCCTGCGGGCACTGTCGCGGATGCTCAAGCCCAGCGAGGGCCGGGTGCTGCTCGACGGTCAGGTCATCCAGTCGATGCCCGCGAAGAAGGTCGCGCGGACCCTCGGTCTGCTGCCCCAGTCGTCCATCGCGCCCGACGGCATCACCGTCGGCGACCTGGTGGGCCGGGGCCGCTACCCGCACCAGGGCATCCTGCGCCAGTGGTCGACCGACGACGAGCGCGTCGTCCAGGAGTCCATGCGGCAGACCGGCGTCGCCGAACTCGCCGAGCGCTACGTCGACGAGCTCTCGGGCGGCCAGCGCCAGCGCGTGTGGATCGCCATGGCGCTCGCCCAGCAGACCCCGCTGCTGCTGCTCGACGAGCCCACGACCTACCTGGACATCCAGCACCAGATCGACGTACTGGACCTGTGCGCGGAGCTGCACGAGGAGCAGGGGCGCACGCTCGTCGCCGTGCTGCACGACCTGAACCACGCCGCCCGCTACGCCACGCACCTCATCGCCCTGCGCGAGGGAAGCGTCATCGCCGAGGGCGCGCCGAAGGACATCGTCACGGCCGAACTGGTCGAGGAGGTCTTCGGGCTGCGCTGCCAGGTCATCGACGACCCGGAGACGGGCACACCGCTGGTGGTGCCGGCGGCTCGGCGGGCACGTGCCGAGGCAGCGGCCGAGAAGGTGGCTACAGAAGCTTCCTGA
- a CDS encoding sterol-binding protein, whose protein sequence is MATIEECRSALDKLSDNMQRAEGDVRDAASLDRSVSCHITDLDVTFVGRMRGGRIHVHETVQGPPPAKAEIRLAMAGDDLVALVDGELSFAKAWGSGRVKLHAGVRDLLQLRKLL, encoded by the coding sequence ATGGCCACGATCGAGGAGTGCCGCAGCGCACTCGACAAGCTCTCGGACAACATGCAGCGCGCCGAAGGGGACGTCCGCGACGCCGCGTCCCTGGACCGTTCGGTGAGCTGCCACATCACGGACCTGGACGTCACCTTCGTCGGCCGCATGCGCGGCGGGCGGATCCACGTGCACGAGACCGTGCAGGGGCCGCCGCCCGCCAAGGCCGAGATCAGACTCGCCATGGCCGGCGACGATCTGGTGGCCCTGGTCGACGGCGAGCTGAGCTTCGCCAAGGCCTGGGGCTCGGGCCGGGTGAAGCTGCACGCGGGCGTGCGCGATCTGCTCCAGCTCAGGAAGCTTCTGTAG
- a CDS encoding TlyA family RNA methyltransferase, which produces MAGVARRRLDAELVRRKLARSREHAGQLIAAGRVSVGKTVATKSATQVETAAAIVVTQDDGDPDYVSRGGHKLAGALAAFVPRGLAVEGRRALDAGASTGGFTDVLLRSGAAHVVAVDVGYGQLAWALRNDERVTVKDRTNVRELTLEAIDGEPVDLVVGDLSFIPLGLVLPALVRCVKPDADLVMMVKPQFEVGKERLGSGGVVRSVQLRAEAVRGVAEKAWGLGLGVKGVTASPLPGPSGNVEYFLWLRAGAPELDPADVDRAVAEGPR; this is translated from the coding sequence GTGGCAGGAGTCGCACGCCGCCGTCTCGACGCGGAGCTGGTCCGCCGGAAGCTCGCGCGCTCGCGTGAGCATGCCGGCCAGCTGATCGCCGCAGGGCGCGTCTCCGTCGGCAAGACCGTCGCGACCAAGTCCGCCACACAGGTGGAGACGGCGGCCGCGATCGTGGTGACCCAGGACGACGGCGATCCCGACTACGTCTCCCGGGGCGGCCACAAGCTCGCCGGCGCGCTGGCGGCGTTCGTGCCGCGGGGACTGGCCGTCGAGGGGCGCAGGGCGCTCGACGCGGGCGCGTCCACCGGCGGTTTCACCGACGTTCTGCTGAGGTCGGGCGCCGCCCATGTCGTCGCCGTGGACGTCGGATACGGCCAACTCGCATGGGCTCTCCGGAACGATGAACGCGTCACCGTCAAAGACCGTACGAACGTACGCGAGTTGACGCTTGAAGCGATCGATGGGGAGCCTGTGGATCTTGTCGTGGGGGATCTGTCCTTCATCCCGCTCGGGCTGGTCCTGCCCGCCCTGGTGCGGTGCGTGAAACCGGACGCCGATCTGGTGATGATGGTCAAGCCGCAGTTCGAGGTGGGCAAGGAACGCCTCGGCAGCGGAGGAGTCGTACGCAGCGTGCAGCTGCGGGCCGAGGCGGTGCGGGGGGTTGCCGAGAAGGCCTGGGGACTGGGGCTCGGGGTGAAGGGCGTGACGGCCAGTCCGCTGCCCGGGCCGTCGGGGAATGTCGAATACTTTCTGTGGCTGCGGGCCGGGGCACCGGAACTGGACCCGGCCGATGTCGACCGTGCAGTGGCGGAGGGGCCGCGTTGA
- a CDS encoding NAD kinase, translated as MTENRARTVFLLAHTGRPAAVRSAELVVKGLLRSGLGVRVLEAEARDLPLPEEVELVKEATPQCLDGCELLIVLGGDGTLLRGAEFARASGVPMLGVNLGRVGFLAEAERDDLDKVVDRVVTKAYEVEERMTVDVVVHRNGDIVHTDWALNEAAVQKVSAERMLEIVLEIDGRPVTGFGCDGIVCATPTGSTAYAFSAGGPVVWPEVEALLMVPISAHALFAKPLVTSPDSVLAVEVLPHIPPGVLWCDGRRTVELPAGARVEVRRGAVPVRLARLHHASFTDRLVAKFALPVSGWRGAPH; from the coding sequence TTGACCGAGAACCGAGCTCGTACTGTTTTCCTGCTCGCCCACACGGGCCGGCCCGCGGCCGTGCGCAGTGCCGAGCTCGTGGTGAAGGGGCTGCTGCGCTCCGGTCTCGGCGTGCGCGTCCTGGAGGCCGAGGCGCGCGACCTGCCGTTGCCGGAGGAAGTGGAGCTGGTCAAGGAAGCCACTCCGCAGTGCCTCGACGGGTGCGAGCTGCTGATAGTGCTGGGCGGCGACGGCACGCTGCTGCGTGGCGCGGAGTTCGCGCGGGCGTCGGGCGTGCCGATGCTCGGCGTCAACCTCGGACGGGTCGGGTTCCTCGCGGAGGCCGAGCGCGACGACCTCGACAAGGTCGTCGACCGGGTGGTGACCAAGGCGTACGAGGTCGAGGAGCGGATGACCGTCGACGTCGTGGTGCACCGCAACGGCGACATCGTGCACACGGACTGGGCGCTGAACGAGGCGGCCGTGCAGAAGGTGTCCGCCGAGCGGATGCTGGAGATCGTCCTCGAGATCGACGGGCGGCCCGTCACCGGGTTCGGCTGCGACGGGATCGTGTGCGCGACGCCGACCGGGTCGACGGCCTACGCGTTCTCGGCGGGCGGGCCGGTGGTGTGGCCGGAGGTCGAGGCGCTGCTGATGGTGCCGATCAGCGCGCACGCGCTGTTCGCGAAACCGTTGGTGACATCGCCGGATTCTGTGTTGGCTGTGGAGGTTCTGCCACACATTCCGCCAGGCGTGCTGTGGTGTGACGGGCGGCGGACCGTGGAGCTGCCCGCCGGTGCGCGGGTCGAGGTGCGGCGGGGAGCTGTGCCGGTTCGGCTGGCCCGGTTGCACCACGCGTCCTTCACGGACCGGCTGGTGGCCAAGTTCGCGCTGCCTGTCAGCGGGTGGCGGGGGGCGCCGCACTAG
- the recN gene encoding DNA repair protein RecN: MRIRSLGVIDDAVVELSPGFTAVTGETGAGKTMVVTSLGLLLGGRADPALVRIGAGKAVVEGRITVPDDATAAVRAEEAGAELDDGALLISRTVSAEGRSRAHLGGRSVPVGVLAELADELVAVHGQTDQQGLLKQSRQRQALDRYAGDAVAVPLAKYGEAYKRLRAASVELDEITTRARERAQEADMLRYGLDEVAAVEPRAGEDVELAEEAERLGHAEALASAAAAAHAALAGNPEDPEGVDAGTLVAGGQRALDAVRSYDPALAALADRIGEIGILLRDAAGDLAGYADDLEADPLRLSAVEERRAALTGLTRKYGEDVATVLAWAETSAARLTELDGDDERIGELTAERDALRSELGGLAQALTDARTEAAERFAAAVTAELASLAMPHARVSFDIRQTEDPEGVEVGGRAVAYGPAGADEVELLLAPHPGAPPRPIAKGASGGELSRVMLAVEVVFAGTDPVPTYLFDEVDAGVGGKAAVEIGRRLARLAKTAQVVVVTHLPQVAAFADRQLLVEKTNDGSVTRSGVKVLEGEDRVRELSRMLAGQEDSETARAHAEELLATARADM, encoded by the coding sequence ATGCGGATACGGTCGCTCGGCGTGATCGACGATGCCGTGGTCGAGCTGTCGCCCGGGTTCACCGCTGTCACCGGTGAGACGGGTGCGGGCAAGACCATGGTGGTCACCAGCCTGGGCTTGCTGCTGGGCGGGCGCGCCGACCCGGCGCTCGTGCGGATCGGGGCCGGGAAGGCCGTCGTGGAGGGGCGGATCACCGTCCCGGACGACGCCACGGCCGCCGTACGCGCCGAGGAGGCCGGGGCCGAGCTCGACGACGGTGCCCTGCTGATCAGCCGTACCGTTTCCGCCGAGGGGCGCTCACGGGCGCACCTGGGCGGGCGCAGCGTGCCCGTGGGGGTGCTCGCCGAGCTCGCCGACGAGCTGGTGGCCGTGCACGGGCAGACCGACCAGCAGGGGCTGCTCAAGCAGTCCCGGCAGCGGCAGGCGCTCGACCGGTACGCGGGCGACGCCGTCGCCGTGCCCCTGGCCAAGTACGGCGAGGCGTACAAGCGGCTGCGCGCCGCCTCCGTCGAGCTGGACGAGATCACCACACGCGCGCGGGAACGGGCCCAGGAGGCCGACATGCTGCGCTACGGGCTCGACGAGGTCGCCGCCGTCGAGCCCCGGGCCGGTGAGGACGTGGAACTGGCCGAGGAGGCCGAGCGGCTGGGGCACGCCGAGGCACTGGCATCCGCCGCCGCGGCCGCCCACGCGGCACTGGCGGGCAATCCGGAGGACCCCGAGGGCGTCGACGCCGGGACGCTCGTCGCGGGCGGCCAGCGGGCCCTGGACGCCGTACGGTCGTACGACCCGGCGCTGGCGGCGCTCGCCGACCGCATCGGGGAGATCGGGATCCTGCTGCGCGACGCGGCGGGGGACCTCGCCGGGTACGCCGACGATCTGGAGGCCGATCCGCTGCGGCTGTCGGCCGTCGAGGAGCGGCGGGCCGCGCTCACCGGGCTGACGCGGAAGTACGGCGAGGACGTCGCCACGGTGCTGGCCTGGGCCGAGACGAGTGCCGCCCGGCTGACCGAACTCGACGGCGACGACGAGCGGATCGGGGAGCTGACCGCCGAGCGGGACGCGCTGCGGTCCGAACTGGGCGGGCTCGCACAGGCGTTGACGGACGCGCGGACGGAGGCCGCCGAGCGGTTCGCCGCCGCCGTGACCGCCGAGCTGGCCTCGCTCGCCATGCCGCACGCGCGCGTGTCCTTCGACATCCGGCAGACCGAGGACCCCGAGGGCGTCGAGGTCGGTGGACGCGCGGTCGCGTACGGGCCCGCCGGTGCCGACGAGGTGGAGCTGCTGCTGGCCCCGCACCCGGGCGCGCCGCCGCGGCCGATCGCCAAGGGGGCGTCCGGTGGTGAGCTGTCGCGCGTGATGCTGGCCGTGGAGGTCGTGTTCGCGGGGACGGATCCCGTGCCGACGTATCTCTTCGACGAGGTCGACGCCGGGGTCGGTGGCAAGGCGGCGGTCGAGATCGGCCGGCGCCTCGCGCGTCTGGCGAAGACCGCGCAGGTCGTGGTCGTGACCCACCTCCCGCAGGTGGCGGCCTTCGCCGACCGGCAGTTGCTGGTCGAGAAGACCAACGACGGCTCGGTCACCCGTTCCGGTGTGAAGGTGCTGGAGGGGGAGGACCGGGTGCGGGAACTGTCCCGCATGCTCGCGGGCCAGGAGGACTCCGAGACGGCCCGGGCGCACGCGGAGGAGTTGCTGGCGACGGCTCGGGCGGACATGTAG
- a CDS encoding glycosyltransferase family 4 protein, with protein sequence MTPVSSHSPPGQSPLRTVQVLGGGNAASSAHVRSLAAGLVARGVKVTVCAPYEADRAYDFSGVGADHVHVPRSSDPVSVAALRAACANADLVHAHGLHASFRAVLALSGRRVGTPLVVTWHDRAHADGARAHLLRVLERRVVKAASVVLGTTSALVDRARWTGARDARLAAVALPGPRRPVEPDDPDGLRPKVRAELGAIGRPLLMAVGSLERHRGYDVLLDAARAWRRLDPVPLVVIAGEGPLRGELQERIEGEGLPVRLIGRRDDITELLAAADLALLPSRWEESRSVLAQEALHARVPLVATDVGGIPELVGDAAEVVPHGNAEALADSVVRLLGDPERRESLREKSARQAATWPSEDETVAQVLSVYDELTQPRPLT encoded by the coding sequence GTGACCCCCGTGAGCAGCCACTCACCGCCTGGCCAGTCGCCGCTGCGCACCGTGCAGGTGCTGGGCGGAGGCAACGCCGCCAGCAGTGCGCATGTGAGATCGCTGGCCGCGGGGCTCGTCGCGAGGGGCGTGAAAGTCACGGTGTGCGCCCCCTATGAGGCGGATCGCGCCTATGACTTCAGCGGGGTCGGGGCCGATCACGTGCACGTTCCGCGCAGCAGTGACCCGGTGTCGGTGGCGGCACTGCGGGCGGCCTGCGCCAACGCCGACCTGGTGCACGCGCACGGGCTGCACGCCTCGTTCCGTGCGGTCCTCGCGCTCAGCGGGCGGCGCGTGGGTACTCCGCTGGTGGTGACGTGGCACGACCGGGCGCACGCCGACGGTGCGCGGGCCCATCTGCTGCGGGTGCTGGAGCGGCGGGTCGTGAAGGCGGCCAGCGTCGTGCTGGGGACGACATCGGCGCTCGTGGACCGCGCCCGATGGACGGGCGCCCGGGACGCCCGGCTCGCGGCCGTCGCGCTGCCCGGCCCCCGCAGGCCCGTGGAGCCCGACGACCCCGACGGGCTGCGCCCCAAGGTGCGTGCCGAACTCGGCGCCATCGGACGGCCGTTGCTGATGGCCGTCGGCTCCCTGGAGCGGCATCGCGGGTACGACGTGCTGCTGGACGCGGCGCGCGCCTGGCGCCGGCTCGACCCCGTCCCGCTGGTCGTGATCGCCGGGGAAGGGCCGCTGCGCGGCGAGCTCCAGGAGCGGATCGAGGGCGAGGGGCTGCCCGTCCGGCTCATCGGGCGGCGCGACGACATCACCGAGCTGCTCGCCGCCGCCGACCTCGCCCTGCTGCCGAGCCGGTGGGAGGAGTCACGCTCCGTCCTCGCCCAGGAGGCCCTCCACGCGCGCGTGCCGCTCGTCGCGACCGACGTCGGGGGCATTCCCGAACTCGTCGGCGACGCGGCCGAGGTCGTCCCGCACGGGAACGCCGAGGCGCTCGCCGACTCCGTCGTACGCCTGCTCGGCGACCCGGAGCGCCGGGAGTCGCTGCGGGAGAAGAGCGCCCGGCAGGCGGCCACCTGGCCGAGCGAGGACGAGACCGTCGCCCAAGTGCTCAGCGTCTACGACGAGTTGACCCAGCCCCGGCCCCTCACCTGA
- a CDS encoding PucR family transcriptional regulator: protein MDSGTDSDHDTQGAGISVQRALELPGLRSGLPEVLAGGDRLGRSVRWVHAGEVPHIASLLKGGELLLTTGYGLGTRPAEQRAFVRTLAERGIAALVVELGPRFTRLPAALVDTARSAGLPLVQLHREVPFVTVTEEVHTEIVNGHYALLQRAEEVHRRCTEALLGGGGVPQVLGILADFGGNPVFLETADGQLLYAAGAGPEGADPLQVWEGLRGTHKDEPPLAGSVLVDVPGGGPGSGGVRARLVLLPVRSPLAPVHRMAAERAAGILAVVLMQARQEDELAARGRGDFLTDLAEGRVTPEDAPAQARVLGFRPGEGPLLPMVMRLGDALSPGGGWAVLARAVAEELASVGVPVLLGVRPVEGRVPVLLGLRSESERPTVADRVAAALRAGVERAGMLRPGGQPPVVVVGVAGGWTAAASGLRHAAETATAAQGLADRPWYDARRLDIDLLLWRLRDHPDLAAFVDRALGPLLEHDRRSRPPLLPTLATYLAHAGRKAETARELHLNRQTLYNRLARIGELLGTDLDDPQTVLALSLALRARRHVSQSLR, encoded by the coding sequence ATGGACAGCGGGACGGACAGCGATCACGACACCCAGGGCGCCGGGATCAGCGTGCAGCGGGCTCTGGAGCTGCCGGGGCTGCGCAGCGGACTGCCCGAGGTGCTGGCGGGCGGCGACCGGCTCGGGCGGTCCGTGCGCTGGGTGCACGCCGGTGAGGTGCCGCACATCGCCTCGCTGCTCAAGGGCGGCGAACTGCTGCTGACCACGGGCTACGGCCTCGGCACCCGCCCGGCCGAACAGCGGGCGTTCGTACGCACCCTGGCCGAGCGCGGGATCGCGGCCCTGGTGGTGGAGCTCGGCCCGCGCTTCACACGGCTGCCCGCCGCCCTCGTCGACACGGCCCGCTCGGCCGGGCTGCCGCTGGTCCAGCTCCATCGCGAGGTGCCGTTCGTCACGGTCACGGAGGAGGTCCACACCGAGATCGTCAACGGCCACTACGCGCTGCTCCAGCGGGCGGAGGAGGTGCACCGGCGGTGTACCGAGGCCCTGCTGGGCGGCGGCGGTGTGCCTCAAGTGCTGGGCATTCTGGCGGACTTCGGCGGCAATCCCGTCTTCCTGGAGACGGCGGACGGGCAGTTGCTGTACGCCGCCGGGGCCGGTCCCGAGGGCGCGGACCCGCTCCAGGTGTGGGAGGGGCTGCGCGGCACGCACAAGGACGAGCCGCCGCTCGCGGGCTCGGTCCTGGTGGACGTGCCGGGCGGCGGGCCCGGCAGCGGCGGTGTCCGCGCGCGTCTGGTCCTGCTGCCGGTGCGGAGCCCGCTGGCGCCCGTGCACCGGATGGCGGCCGAGCGGGCCGCGGGCATCCTGGCCGTGGTGCTGATGCAGGCACGGCAGGAGGACGAGCTGGCGGCGCGCGGGCGCGGCGACTTCCTCACGGACCTCGCCGAGGGCCGGGTCACTCCGGAGGACGCCCCGGCGCAGGCACGTGTCCTGGGCTTCCGGCCGGGCGAGGGGCCGCTGCTGCCGATGGTCATGCGGCTCGGGGACGCCCTGTCCCCGGGGGGAGGCTGGGCCGTGCTGGCCCGGGCGGTCGCCGAGGAACTGGCGTCGGTGGGTGTGCCGGTGCTGCTCGGGGTGCGGCCGGTGGAGGGACGGGTGCCGGTGCTGCTCGGGCTGCGCTCGGAGTCGGAGCGGCCGACGGTCGCGGACCGGGTCGCGGCGGCGCTGCGGGCCGGGGTGGAGCGGGCCGGGATGCTGCGGCCGGGCGGGCAGCCGCCGGTGGTGGTCGTCGGGGTGGCCGGCGGCTGGACGGCGGCGGCGTCGGGTCTGCGGCACGCGGCGGAGACGGCGACCGCGGCCCAGGGCTTGGCGGACCGGCCCTGGTACGACGCCCGCCGGCTGGACATCGACCTGCTGCTGTGGCGGCTGCGCGACCACCCCGATCTGGCCGCCTTCGTCGACCGGGCGCTCGGCCCGCTGCTGGAGCACGACCGCCGCTCCCGGCCGCCGCTACTGCCCACCCTGGCGACCTATCTCGCCCACGCGGGACGCAAGGCGGAGACCGCCCGGGAGCTCCACCTGAACCGGCAGACCCTCTACAACCGCCTGGCACGCATCGGGGAGTTGCTGGGCACCGACCTCGACGACCCGCAGACGGTCCTGGCACTGAGCCTGGCGCTGCGGGCCCGCAGGCATGTCTCCCAGAGTCTCAGGTGA